A window of the Gossypium arboreum isolate Shixiya-1 chromosome 2, ASM2569848v2, whole genome shotgun sequence genome harbors these coding sequences:
- the LOC108466415 gene encoding uncharacterized protein LOC108466415, with translation MDINLALSEEQPAPLTAESTPNVKRDFERWDRSNRMSLMIMKHSIPEAFRGTKSEKITQAKSFLDEVEKRFAKNDKVEMISLLTSLMFMKYKGQGNVREYIMEMSILLQDLSYNCQKEKWILNELISHCVQEEEKLKCDKSENAYLANASKDNGKKRKYHNEAAKGPA, from the exons ATGGACATAAACCTTGCACTAAGTGAAGAACAACCTGCACCTCTCACTGCGGAAAGCACCCCTAATGTTAAgagggattttgagaggtgggatcgTTCAAATCGCATGAGTTTAATGATCATGAAACACAGCATTCCAGAAGCCTTTAGGGGTACAAAATCTGAAAAGATTACTCAGGCCAAGAGTTTCCTTGATGAAGTTGAGAAACGTTTTGCTAAAAATGATAAGGTTGAGATGATATCACTTCTGACTTCTTTGATGTTTATGaagtataagggtcaaggaaACGTAAGGGAGTACATTATGGAGATGTCCATACTGCTTCAAGACTTAAG ttataactgtcAAAAGGAGAAATGGATTCTAAATGAGCTCATTTCTCATTGTGTGCAAGAGGAAGAAAAGTTGAAGTGTGATAAGTCTGAAAATGCTTATTTGGCCAATGCCTCTAAAGACAAtggcaagaaaagaaaatatcataatGAAGCTGCTAAAGGTCCAGCTTAA
- the LOC108462342 gene encoding stearoyl-[acyl-carrier-protein] 9-desaturase 6, chloroplastic-like: MQFTHSLVSTKTLPWRIPGVHCRHIPPPNSTVRFSPISAVAAAPPKPQKTHSMPPEKQEIFKSLETWATQNVLPLLKPVKECWQPQTFLPDPALPLGEFNEQVKALRQRTADLPDEYFVVLVGDMITEEALPTYQTMINTLDGVRDDTGASSSPWAIWTRAWTAEENRHGDLLKTFLYLSGRVDMLMIERTVQYLIGSGMDPGTENNPYLGFVYTSFQERATSVSHGNTARLAKEGGDPVLARICGTIAADEKRHELAYSKIIEKLLQVDPTGAMLAIADMMKKKITMPAHLMYDGEDPRLFEHFSAVAQRLGVYTADDYADILEALIERWGLEKMEGLTGEGRRAQDFVCGLAPRIRKLQERAEDRAKKIGPHGVKFSWIFNREIML; encoded by the exons ATGCAATTCACACACAGCCTAGTCTCTACCAAAACTCTGCCTTGGAGGATCCCAGGTGTCCACTGCCGCCACATCCCTCCACCAAACTCCACCGTCAGATTCTCCCCTATCTCTGCCGTGGCGGCAGCTCCACCAAAACCTCAAAAAACCCACTCAATGCCACCTGAAAAGCAAGAGATTTTCAAGTCACTAGAAACCTGGGCTACCCAAAATGTGTTACCGCTGCTCAAACCTGTGAAAGAGTGTTGGCAACCCCAGACATTCTTACCTGACCCTGCATTGCCGTTGGGAGAGTTCAACGAGCAAGTGAAGGCCCTGAGACAACGCACTGCGGATCTGCCGGACGAGTATTTCGTGGTGTTGGTGGGGGATATGATTACGGAGGAAGCCTTGCCAACGTACCAGACCATGATCAATACACTTGATGGGGTGAGGGATGACACTGGGGCTAGCTCCAGCCCCTGGGCAATTTGGACTCGGGCTTGGACTGCTGAGGAAAACAGGCATGGGGATTTATTGAAGACTTTCTTGTATTTGTCTGGGAGGGTTGATATGCTTATGATCGAGAGGACTGTGCAGTATCTGATTGGATCTGGCATG GATCCTGGAACCGAAAACAACCCATACTTGGGTTTCGTGTACACTTCATTCCAGGAGCGAGCCACGTCCGTGTCCCACGGCAACACGGCACGGTTAGCAAAGGAAGGTGGGGACCCAGTCCTGGCACGCATCTGCGGCACCATCGCAGCAGACGAGAAGCGGCATGAGCTAGCCTACTCAAAGATCATTGAGAAGCTACTCCAAGTAGACCCAACGGGAGCAATGCTAGCGATCGCGGATATGATGAAGAAAAAGATAACAATGCCTGCACATTTGATGTATGACGGGGAAGACCCAAGGCTGTTTGAGCACTTCTCGGCGGTGGCGCAGCGGTTGGGAGTGTACACGGCGGATGATTATGCAGATATATTGGAGGCGTTGATAGAACGGTGGGGTTTGGAGAAAATGGAGGGGTTGACGGGGGAAGGTAGGAGAGCCCAGGATTTTGTATGTGGGTTAGCGCCGAGGATTAGGAAGTTGCAGGAGAGAGCTGAAGACAGGGCTAAGAAGATTGGGCCTCATGGGGTCAAGTTTAGTTGGATTTTCAATAGGGAGATTATGTTGTAG